In the genome of Candoia aspera isolate rCanAsp1 chromosome 1, rCanAsp1.hap2, whole genome shotgun sequence, one region contains:
- the SEC22A gene encoding vesicle-trafficking protein SEC22a, which produces MSIILSASVVRVRDGLPLSASTDYEQSTGVQECRKYFKMLAKRLTQLPDRCTLHAGQYNINFISSLGVSYMMLCTENYPNVLAFCFLDELQKEFITTYNMMKTNTAVRPYCFIEFDNFIQRTKQRYNNPRSLSTKINLADMQTEIRLRPPYQISLSELCSANGYLYGSLPENKDTRKISPAPHQRLEPVTLSGIVSFLLSLLCGALNLIRGFHAIESLLQNEEDDFSYVIAFFLGTAACLYQCYLFAYCTSWRNIKSFLTFGLICLCNMYLYELRNLWQIFFHVTVGAFLTLQIRLRQPQGKAPDYNV; this is translated from the exons ATGTCCATTATCTTGTCCGCTTCAGTGGTCCGTGTGAGAGACGGACTCCCTCTGTCTGCCTCTACCGATTATGAGCAAAGCACAGGTGTACAAGAATGCCGAAAGTACTTTAAAATGCTTGCAAAAAGACTCACTCAACTCCCTGATCGATGTACCCTGCATGCAGGACAGTATAACATAAA ttttattaGTTCCCTGGGAGTGAGTTACATGATGCTCTGCACTGAAAATTACCCCAATGTCCTTGCCTTCTGCTTCCTGGATGAGCTTCAAAAGGAGTTCATTACCACATACAACATGATGAAGACAAATACAGCAGTCAGACCTTACTGTTTCATTGAATTTG ATAATTTTATTCAGAGGACCAAACAAAGATACAACAATCCACGGTCTCTGTCAACAAAGATAAATCTTGCTGATATGCAGACAGAAATTAGGCTGAGACCACCTTATCAGATTTCCTTGTCAGAACTGTGTTCAGCCAATGGATATCTGTACGGATCTCTACCAGAAAACAAAGATACAAGAAAAATATCTCCAG CTCCTCACCAGCGACTGGAACCTGTGACATTATCGGGAATTGTTTCCTTTCTTCTTAGCCTTTTATGTGGTGCTTTGAATTTAATTCGTGGTTTTCATGCTATAGAGAGTCTTCTGCAG AATGAAGAAGATGACTTCAGTTACGTTATTGCCTTTTTCCTTGGCACAGCAGCTTGTTTGTATCAG tgcTATCTGTTTGCATATTGCACGAGCTGGCGGAACATTAAATCTTTCCTAACGTTTGGCTTAATCTGCCTGTGTAATATGTACCTTTATGAATTGCGCAACCTCTGGCAGATCTTTTTTCATGTGACTGTGGGTGCTTTTTTAACATTGCAAATCCGGCTAAGGCAGCCACAAGGGAAAGCTCCCGATTACAATGTGTGA